The Urbifossiella limnaea genome has a window encoding:
- a CDS encoding TIGR02996 domain-containing protein — protein sequence MATHVALPNPAAFLPGEGDFLAGVLGALSDDTPRLVYADWLDDQDDPRGPFLRDFVAALRSGDPLPPSAAFHRPWRDLVGVTLVELARGSALAARASDLLGVALPALSVHPSPEAVTGLPVGVSRYGGEPDLPAEVPWPTRASGAPLPFVGQYNLADLVASPAARGYALSGMLSVFYALGDPERDDGGEPYDGTEPEGWRPIVVPPGGPLSPRAFPAGLSPANRWPAHPITFEEALSLPDPESSAGTAAGITHDFWWHYHGMVFNGGEDQLLGHPTMPDNWYKAQQDGTHHLLAFASGSPPFAMTGDGWFRVIRLFVPADDLRIGRLDRVVQDTEPR from the coding sequence ATGGCCACGCACGTCGCCCTCCCCAACCCCGCCGCGTTTCTCCCGGGGGAGGGCGACTTCCTCGCCGGCGTCCTCGGGGCGCTCTCCGACGACACGCCGAGGTTGGTCTACGCGGACTGGCTGGACGACCAAGACGACCCGCGCGGGCCGTTCCTGCGGGACTTCGTGGCTGCGCTCCGGTCGGGCGACCCGCTCCCGCCGTCGGCCGCGTTCCACCGGCCGTGGCGCGACCTCGTAGGGGTGACGCTGGTCGAACTGGCCCGCGGCAGCGCGCTCGCCGCCCGGGCAAGTGACCTCCTCGGAGTCGCCCTGCCGGCGCTCTCGGTCCACCCCTCGCCGGAGGCGGTCACGGGATTGCCGGTCGGGGTCAGCCGGTATGGCGGTGAGCCAGACCTGCCGGCGGAGGTGCCCTGGCCCACGCGCGCGAGCGGCGCGCCGCTACCGTTCGTCGGTCAGTACAACCTCGCCGACCTCGTCGCCAGCCCCGCCGCCCGCGGGTACGCCCTGTCCGGTATGCTCTCGGTCTTTTACGCCCTCGGCGACCCCGAGCGCGACGACGGCGGCGAGCCCTATGACGGGACCGAACCCGAGGGGTGGCGCCCTATCGTCGTGCCGCCCGGTGGCCCCCTGAGCCCCCGGGCATTCCCGGCCGGGCTGTCGCCCGCCAACCGCTGGCCGGCCCACCCGATTACGTTCGAGGAAGCCCTGTCGCTCCCGGACCCAGAGTCGTCGGCCGGGACGGCCGCGGGAATCACGCACGACTTCTGGTGGCACTACCACGGCATGGTGTTCAACGGCGGGGAGGATCAACTCCTCGGCCACCCCACAATGCCCGACAACTGGTACAAGGCCCAGCAGGACGGCACCCACCACCTGCTCGCCTTCGCCAGCGGGTCGCCACCGTTCGCCATGACCGGCGACGGCTGGTTCCGCGTGATCCGGTTGTTCGTCCCCGCCGACGACCTCCGCATCGGCCGTCTCGACCGGGTGGTGCAGGATACCGAGCCCCGCTGA